The DNA window TGTTTTATAAggattaattaataaatatatatatatatatgtatatatgacaataataaaaacaatgtagataaagattatataaatatatttaaagtgtagtttttttttttttttttttttttttttttttttatttcttttttaatttataaaataaaaataaaaaagaaagtcATAAAGAAGAAATGTGGCCAGTCGTTATGTTACTTTTTGGAGGTGGTGTTTTATTTGTTAAGAAAGGATTAAATTATGTAAAGAATCAAGGAATTCAAATGAATGGTAAAAGAAGCTTTTTTCCTTCagcttttaataaaaatttgaataatttatttttaaagaatgATTTAAAAGGATTTGAAAGAAATATGTCCAAATCAGAAGCTTTCAAAATATTGAATATAAACCCAACaacaaataaagaaaaaattagaGAAGTTCATAAGCAGTTAATGTTAAAAAATCACCCAGATAATGgaggtaataataattataagggGAAGATACAtgaatgaacaaataaacataaacataaatataaatatatatataaatatatatatatatatatatatatatatat is part of the Plasmodium sp. gorilla clade G2 genome assembly, chromosome: 7 genome and encodes:
- a CDS encoding mitochondrial import inner membrane translocase subunit TIM14, putative, with product MWPVVMLLFGGGVLFVKKGLNYVKNQGIQMNGKRSFFPSAFNKNLNNLFLKNDLKGFERNMSKSEAFKILNINPTTNKEKIREVHKQLMLKNHPDNGGSTYIAAKVNEAKDILLK